The genomic interval GTCGTTCTCACAAACAACATAATAACACAAGTGAGCAGTGGGACTTTTTGTTACTTCAAATGTTGCACTTCATCTTACAATTTTTATAATTTTTTGAGGTCATGAAGTTCCCAATATCTATTCCCGCACGCATTTTTACTCTTCTTACAACCCAACAAATTTGAAATATCCAAGCTGCAATTTTGAAAACTTCATGATAATTTCCACCAACAATGATTATGGAGTCCGATCCTCCATAAATAGTTATTTCCGGGTAGATTTCGGCTAAATTTCTTAAATAAGTGTCCCACAAGAACTCCAGATCAACTAGCGGAGTAATTACACTTGTACTAGCAGTTATTTTCGTGGCCTCGGTAACACCTAAAAGATCAATAAATAACACTGTATTCATTGTTAAAATAAAGTCTTCTTTCTCTTCAGGTGTTATAACATCTATTTTCATATACCCTCCCTAACATAATTTTATACCTTTCTAATTATTCCCACAGAACAATGACTTATTCAATTGGTTCAAATAACTTAACCCTTTTTTCAACCAACTTCTTATCGTACCTACTTCCCATCATAATATTCATTGTAGAATTTTTTAACACATTTGAATTTTCATTGATTGCCTTATAATTTTTGTAACGTTCTTCCCAAATCTTTTTGTGTGTCTTAAGTTCTTTTTTTAAAGCATCATATAGCTGAGAGGTTCTAAAAATATTATCTTCAATTATATTTTTAAAATTTTCACTCTGGATGTATTCCATAAGCTTTTTTGCTCTTTTATCCTTTTCACCCGGTTCTATATTCATCAAACTTAATTCAATCATTGAATTGCGTAATATTTTCGCAACCGATACTACGCCAAAAGGATGAACAACAATGATGTCTTTTTCAACAAAAAATCCTGCTGTATTTTTCTTTTGCACAACAGTAACAAGAACTCCATATGTGGTTTTTCTATATCCCATATCCGTTTTAATTTGTTTGATAAACTTATTGCTGTATTTAGTTGTAGCTTTGCATTCGTAAAGTATTTTGCCTCTTGATTTCCCCTTACAGAAGACTTCTTGAATAATATCTCCTCCCTTACCGTGTGCCGTAACCACATCTTCATCAAATTCAATCTTTAAATCTTTCAAGACCTTCTTTTCTAAATCAAATCCTTCCATTTGCGGTGTGGTCCCTTTTTTAAGTTGTTCCTTTAATTCTTCTATTTTTTTATTCAACCCCTGTATTTCAGTTGCCTTGGCATCAATTGACTTTGCAAGCATATCTGCCCGCTTTTTTTCTTTCCCTATGCCTTTTGCTACCCCATCCATTACCGCTTGCTTAACATTTTTCTTCATTTCTCTTTCTTTTTTACCCAACTCGATTTTTTGTTTGGCAACAGATTCCATCAATTCCGTTTCTCTGTTTTTTAACTTTTTAAGTTTATCCTTCAGCCCTGCCTCAAATTCTTTTTTCGCATCCCAAACTCCTAGTATATCGTCGTACTTTTTTTGCTCCAACATTGAGCCACAAAGCGGACATTTCTTCATTTTAGCCTTCGCCATAAACCCTCCCTATATTATATAGTTTTTCGGCACTTTCCCGTTTGACCCTTCCACGCTTACCCCTGTGTCCGGCACGTAAGCTTTTTTTTCAAGCACAAAGAACATATCCCTGAAATTCTTTACCATCCCCGCCTTTACCAACTTGTCATAATCCTGTTTGTACACCTGCACCGTATACCTCTGAAGCTTACGAGCAAAGGAACCCAGGTATGGTGAAAACTTTGCTTTTTCAAGTATTTCTTCGCATTTTTCATCATATTTCACAACCAGCGAATATGCTTTATTATCTATTAGGTTAAAACTGTCCGATATCGTCCTAAATGGATATTCAAGCCTTCCCCCGCTGTTATTTATACTCTTCAGTATATTCTTACCGTCCAATCCTTCCCCTTCCCTTGAATATAATATTTCAAAGTATTCCTTAATATTTTTAAGACTCAGTAAATCTTTGCTTTCATTTTGGTTAATTACTTCCTTTGCCACACCTGCTGTCCTTGCCAGAAATCCCGGCGGTGCTTTGTGTCCTGCTGGTTTAAAAACATATACTTTTCCGCCTTCTTTTATCTTTCTTTCCCTGTTGCACCTGCCTGCGGCCTGCGCAATGGAATCTATGCCTGCTATTTCCCTGTATACAACCGGAAAATCTATATCAACTCCTGCTTCTATAAGCTGCGTTGAAATCACTCGGCATCTTTCACCGTTTTTCAGTTTCCCCTTTATTTCTGATATCTTATCCGTTCTATGCGCAGGACACATTCCCGCGCTTAAATGATAAATACCGTCTTTCTCTTTTCCTTTTATTCCGTCATACAACTCCCTGGCAAATTTCCTTGTATTTACTATACAAAGAACCCTTTCATAATCTGCAAGCTTGTTTATTAAATTTTCTGTTTCTATTTCCCCTGCCCATTCCACATTTACCGCTTTTAACTTTTCATATAATGGTTTGGGCTTATCTATTATCTCTACAGGCTCCATACCGCCCGGCAGCTTAAATCCTTCCGGCGGGTCGTCAAAAATCGCCGGTTGTGTGGCAGTACAAAATACAACAGAACATCCATAATTTTTTATAAGTTCAGCCAGCGCATATATACAAGGTTTCATATACTGAACAGGCAGCATCTGCGCCTCATCAAGTATTATTACACTATTAGCTATATTGTGAAGCTTACGGCATCTTGATCCGCGATTTGAAAAAAGCGATTCAAAAAACTGTACATTGGTTGTGGCTATAAGCGGCATATCCCAGTTTTCAGCCGCAAGCTTCATTTTATAGTCTGACTCATCTTCATCATCAGTACCCTCTTTATAATCATAGTTACTGTGGTGTTCCAGGACACTCTCTGCACCAAGCGCTTTTTTAAAAACATCAGCATTTTGCTCTATGATGCTTGTATATGGTATGACATAAATTACCCTTTCAAGATTATTTACTTTTGCGTGTTTCAACCCAAAAGCAAGCGATGAAAATGTTTTTCCCCCGCCTGTAGGAACAGTCAGGGTGAAAAATCCGGGTTTAGATGAGGCTTTTTCAATACAGGCTTTCATTATCTTCGATCTCTCGGCGTTTAAATCTGATTTTTCTGCTTTAGAGGTTATTTTTTTCAAATAAATGCTTAATTTACTTTCAAGTTCAGATATTGATAACCCCTTTTCTCTTTTCAGCGATTTTTCTACATCACAGAACCGCTCCGTATCCATATAATCCGCATCGACAAGGCATGAGTAAAGCATCCTTACAAGCATAAAACAGGAAAACTCCTTTTCATGCTTGTCGGCTTTTAATGTAGGTAATCCGGGTTTATTTTGTAACAGTTCTTTCAGTTCAATTTCAAATGCATTATAAACTGATATATTGACATTTTTTAGCCTTGCTTCAAGACATGCATCATCCCCTGCCCCGATAAAATCCGCCAGCCCTGCATGATGCCCAGCTATGGGATATGCAAGAATTTTTCCGATAAGTTCCCCATATCTTGCCATAACCTCTTTCGCCCCTGCTGTACTGTGGTCCACCCTCTGGTTTTTTCCATCAAGTTTTCCCTGAAACTCCGCCGAGTACTTTCCGACATCGTGCAATATCCCCGCCATATACCCAAGTTCCCCTGCGCCAAACTTCTGCGCGAATGTGCGGGACATATCAGCAACCGCCGTCAGGTGGTCTTTTAATAACTGCCACTTCTCTTTTGACTGACCTTGAACCGAATGCGCGTAATATTCCATTTAACCCTTCTTTATCCGGATTTTCATTTTACTATTTTTTGCCGTCTTCCTTTTTTCCTCTGAAAGTGTAATATCCATTTCATTTACTTCTAAATCGTTTTTTTCTTCTGCTTCTTTTTTTAAAAAAACCTTAGAGGAGTCATAAACTATCACTCTATCATTATTAGTTACTGTTGCATTATATTTATCTTTAACGCCATCTTCTTCTAACTCCATTAAAATTTCTTTTGCATAAACAACAGCCTCTCTTTCTGTTTCAAATATTTCTGTAAGATCTTTTAATATTTCATTCTTTTTATCTGCATACACAGTAAAGACTTCTACTATGAATTTTCCCATTATATACCCTCCTTCTTTTCTATTAAAATATTAATCTTTCATTTTTTATTAAAACTACAGTTATTTATTCTCTCCCAGATACCCAAAAACTCGATTGAGTCCTTATTTCTAAGCCCTTTTTCAATCAAACTCAACTCATCTTCAAAGCTCCTAACCGTGTTAGTCAGTTTTTACTCTACATATACCATATATTAGCAACTATCATGCCTGGTAAAACATGCTTAAAATTAAGAAATAATTTAAGAGACATGTCATTTATTGATTGCTACTTGTCATTTTCCGACAGTCTGTATTCCTTTATTTTATTCTTTAAAGTATTTAACACAATGCCTACTCTGGCTGCTGTTTGCGTTAAATTCCAGGAAGTCGCCGTAAGTGCTTTTTTAATAACGTATTTTTCTACGTCTTTAAGGGTTACCAAATCATCATCCATTCTTTGGCTTTCCAACTGCATATTTTCTTCCGACTCTCTTTTCATAAGTGTTTTTATCATTTTACTGCCGGCTTTATATACCCTGCACCTTTCAAGAAACCTGTAAAGCTGCCTTATATTTCCGGGCCAGTTATAGTTTTCTATTGCCGCGTAATCTTCTTCTTTTAATTCCAGCTTAAAAGTTTCTTTGGAGTTGTTTATCTCTTTAATAATGTTTTCTGCTATTATTCTTATATCTTCTTTTCTCTCTTTTAAGCTTGGCACTCTGATAATATCTCCGGTTATCCTAAAGTAAAGGTCTTTTCTGAATTGTTTTTCAACAACAAGCATTTTTATGTCCATATTAGTAGCCGTTAATATCCTTACATCCGCTTTTTTGGGTTCACCGTCATAACCAAGCGGCCAATATGAAAAATCCTGAAGAAAACGTAAAAGCTTGCTTTGAATTTCAAGCGGCATTTCAGTGATTTCATCTAGAAAAATTGTCCCGCCTTCCGCCCTTTTTATAACCCCGTCACGCTTTGAATCCGCGCCTGTAAAAGCGCCTTTCGCATGTCCAAACAGCGTACTTTCCATAAGAGTAACAGACAACCCCGCGCAGTTGACAGGTACAAATGGCCCCTTTCTTTCGCTTTCCTTGTGAATTGCTTCGGCAATGCGTTCTTTGCCTGTGCCAGTATCCCCAATAAGCAGCAAAGGCATTTTTGATTTAGAAACAACAGAAATCTGATTTCTTAATTCAGCCGCCACACGGCTTTTCCCGGGAACATTATTAATCATGCTTCACCCCAATCCCAAAACTGTAATTTAAATATAAACAGGATGCTGAAACTTATGTTCATTAACAATAACATATTTTCCTTTTTTATGCACCTTCCTGTTCATATTTTCCTAAAAATACCATTTATGCTTTGTCTGCCTTTCAACTGAATGCGCTTGGCATTCCATTTCTATGCGTATGTACCGCTTCCATATCTTCCTGCTTTGGCAATTACTCCAATACCTTTCGCTTTTTCTGTCCATTTTTTCACCGAAAGCGTAAACCTGTTTAACCCGGCATTTGCCATAATCCCCTCGAATTCGGGGGAATTAAAATCAGGGTTATTTATTCTCTCCCAGATGCCCAAAAATTCCAATGTGTTCTTATTTCTAAGCCATTTTTCAATAAGCGAAAGCCCGCCGTCAAAATTTTTTACCATATCAGTTAGTGATATATAATCCTGTTCTTTTACTTCAACCACGGTAATTACAACGCCTTTTACCACAACAGCCCTTTCTTTTTTCATTGTATTGCCCCCTCTATACTTATTCAAATATACACCACTGAATATTTTAACAAAGACACTGACACGCCGCAAAACGCGCATAGCGTTCCATTAAATCCGCACTATTACATTTTAGAAAAACCCGCTCCCATTTGATTCATTCAATAATAACGCTTCCCCAAAATTAATCAATTATATTTTCTAAACAAATTTCTCCATAATATAATCGTCCATTATAAACCCATTCCCTATGTCTTTTATCACTTCACGGACTTTCATATATCCCATTTTTTCGTACGCCTTAATGGAATTTTTATTGTTTTTATGCACGTTTAAATATATCCTTGTCAGCCCTTCTTCCTTTGTCCTTTTCTCCGCGAAGTCATTCATAAATTTTCCAAAACCCTGATTTCTTAATTTATTTACCACATAAAGTTTGCTTAAATACATGGCATTTCTTTTGTTATCAAGGGCAAGGTAGCCCGCGTCTGTGCCGTTGACAGAAAGAATATAGTATTCCGCGCCGTCATGAATTTCTTTTATTATCCGTTCTTCGGATTGATAGGTTTCAAGCATGTATTTAACCTGTGCTTCACCTATGATAGGGGTGTAATGTTCCGGCCATATTTCATTAATAAGGGCTATAAGCCGGCCTGTATGCTCTTTTCCCTTCACCTTTATAAGCGAAGGTTTTCCGCCGCCCGGCATTACGGCCTGCGCTTAAACGCCACTACGCCCAAAGGCGGCAGTGTGATAGAAATGGATTTCCCCATACCGTTCCACGGGACATCCTGCGAATGCACCCCGCCCATATTGCCCTGATTGCTTCCCCAGTATTCATGTGAATCGGAATTAAATATTTCTTCCCAGAAGCCGCCGTCAGGTACGCCAAGCAGGTAATTGGACCTGACAACAGGGGTTAAGTTGCATATTACCACTATGGAATCGTCAATGAAAAGTTCGTTCTTTCTTACAAAAGAAAGCACAGAATCTTCGTAATTTCCGCAGTCCAGCCACTGAAAGCCGGTCCAGTCGTGCTCGTGTTTATTAAGCGCGGGTTCATTCACATAAAGCTCATTAAGTTTTTTAACCATTTTCTTTACGCCGTCGTGATTATAATATCCCGCCGATTCCCAGTTTAAACTTACGTTCACATTCCATTCTTCCCACTGGCCGAATTCATCGCCCATAAACAGCATTTTCTTTCCGGGATGAAACCACATGTAAGATAAAAGCGCGCGCAGGTTGGCAAATTTCTGCCAGTCATCACCCGGCATCTTTTTTATTAAAGACCCTTTTAAATGCACCACTTCATCGTGCGATAATGGCAGCATAAAATTTTCGGTAAAAGCGTACATCATTGAAAAAGTAAGGTTGTTCTGGTGCCATTTTCTGTAAACCGTGTCCTTAGAAAAATATGAAAGCGTGTCATTCATCCACCCCATGTTCCATTTAAAGCCAAACCCAAGCCCGCCGGCGTAAAGCGGCCTTGTGACCATAGGCCAGGACGTGGATTCTTCCGCTATTGTCTGCACATCGGGATATTCTTTATAAACAGTTTCATTAAATTTCTTTAAAAAATCTATGGCTTCAAGATTTTCCCTGCCCCCGAATTTGTTCGGTATCCATTCGCCTTCCTTGCGCGAATAATCCAGATACAGCATGGAAGCCACAGCGTCAACACGCAGCCCGTCTATATGATATTTATCCAGCCAGAACAGCGCGTTAGAAATTAAGAAATTAATTACTTCATGCCTGCCGTAATTAAATATAGCGGAACCCCAGTCCGGATGAAAACCCTGGCGAGGGTCAGCGTGTTCGTATAAGTGAGTTCCGTCAAAATACATAAGGCCGTATTCATCAGACGGAAAATGAGAAGGCACCCAGTCAAGAATTACGCCGATGCCGTTCTTATGCATGTGTTCCACAAAATACATAAAATCCTGCGGCGTACCGTAGCGGGAAGTGGGCGCGAAAAATCCCACAACCTGATAACCCCATGAACCAAAAAACGGGTGTTCCATCACAGGCATAAGTTCAACATGCGTAAAGCCCATATACTTGCAGTATTCCGCCAGCTGGTGCGCGGTCTCTTTATAGCCAAGCGATTCAATGCCGTCGCCTGTTTTGCGCCAGCTTCCAAGGTGTACTTCGTAAATGGACATGGGCGCGTTAAGCGCGTTTTTCTTATGGCGTTCTTTCATCCATTCATCATCTGACCAGTTGTAATCGGTATCCCAGACAACGGATGCCGTCTTTGGCGCGATTTCCCATGACAGCCCGAACGGGTCGCCCTTATCAGCGCGGTAATCATTATGATTGCTTACTATATGATACTTGTATATTT from Candidatus Goldiibacteriota bacterium carries:
- the cas3 gene encoding CRISPR-associated helicase Cas3' yields the protein MEYYAHSVQGQSKEKWQLLKDHLTAVADMSRTFAQKFGAGELGYMAGILHDVGKYSAEFQGKLDGKNQRVDHSTAGAKEVMARYGELIGKILAYPIAGHHAGLADFIGAGDDACLEARLKNVNISVYNAFEIELKELLQNKPGLPTLKADKHEKEFSCFMLVRMLYSCLVDADYMDTERFCDVEKSLKREKGLSISELESKLSIYLKKITSKAEKSDLNAERSKIMKACIEKASSKPGFFTLTVPTGGGKTFSSLAFGLKHAKVNNLERVIYVIPYTSIIEQNADVFKKALGAESVLEHHSNYDYKEGTDDEDESDYKMKLAAENWDMPLIATTNVQFFESLFSNRGSRCRKLHNIANSVIILDEAQMLPVQYMKPCIYALAELIKNYGCSVVFCTATQPAIFDDPPEGFKLPGGMEPVEIIDKPKPLYEKLKAVNVEWAGEIETENLINKLADYERVLCIVNTRKFARELYDGIKGKEKDGIYHLSAGMCPAHRTDKISEIKGKLKNGERCRVISTQLIEAGVDIDFPVVYREIAGIDSIAQAAGRCNRERKIKEGGKVYVFKPAGHKAPPGFLARTAGVAKEVINQNESKDLLSLKNIKEYFEILYSREGEGLDGKNILKSINNSGGRLEYPFRTISDSFNLIDNKAYSLVVKYDEKCEEILEKAKFSPYLGSFARKLQRYTVQVYKQDYDKLVKAGMVKNFRDMFFVLEKKAYVPDTGVSVEGSNGKVPKNYII
- a CDS encoding sigma-54-dependent Fis family transcriptional regulator, producing the protein MINNVPGKSRVAAELRNQISVVSKSKMPLLLIGDTGTGKERIAEAIHKESERKGPFVPVNCAGLSVTLMESTLFGHAKGAFTGADSKRDGVIKRAEGGTIFLDEITEMPLEIQSKLLRFLQDFSYWPLGYDGEPKKADVRILTATNMDIKMLVVEKQFRKDLYFRITGDIIRVPSLKERKEDIRIIAENIIKEINNSKETFKLELKEEDYAAIENYNWPGNIRQLYRFLERCRVYKAGSKMIKTLMKRESEENMQLESQRMDDDLVTLKDVEKYVIKKALTATSWNLTQTAARVGIVLNTLKNKIKEYRLSENDK
- a CDS encoding KilA-N domain-containing protein, with the translated sequence MKKERAVVVKGVVITVVEVKEQDYISLTDMVKNFDGGLSLIEKWLRNKNTLEFLGIWERINNPDFNSPEFEGIMANAGLNRFTLSVKKWTEKAKGIGVIAKAGRYGSGTYA
- a CDS encoding GNAT family N-acetyltransferase — encoded protein: MPGGGKPSLIKVKGKEHTGRLIALINEIWPEHYTPIIGEAQVKYMLETYQSEERIIKEIHDGAEYYILSVNGTDAGYLALDNKRNAMYLSKLYVVNKLRNQGFGKFMNDFAEKRTKEEGLTRIYLNVHKNNKNSIKAYEKMGYMKVREVIKDIGNGFIMDDYIMEKFV
- the glgB gene encoding 1,4-alpha-glucan branching protein GlgB, which gives rise to MAAGKVVHGVSEFTEHDVYLYKEGNHFRLYDKMGSHVRTVNGEKGVSFAVWAPNAKHVSVIGNFNGWDSTAHPLTMRWDNSGIWEGFIPGIGKGEIYKYHIVSNHNDYRADKGDPFGLSWEIAPKTASVVWDTDYNWSDDEWMKERHKKNALNAPMSIYEVHLGSWRKTGDGIESLGYKETAHQLAEYCKYMGFTHVELMPVMEHPFFGSWGYQVVGFFAPTSRYGTPQDFMYFVEHMHKNGIGVILDWVPSHFPSDEYGLMYFDGTHLYEHADPRQGFHPDWGSAIFNYGRHEVINFLISNALFWLDKYHIDGLRVDAVASMLYLDYSRKEGEWIPNKFGGRENLEAIDFLKKFNETVYKEYPDVQTIAEESTSWPMVTRPLYAGGLGFGFKWNMGWMNDTLSYFSKDTVYRKWHQNNLTFSMMYAFTENFMLPLSHDEVVHLKGSLIKKMPGDDWQKFANLRALLSYMWFHPGKKMLFMGDEFGQWEEWNVNVSLNWESAGYYNHDGVKKMVKKLNELYVNEPALNKHEHDWTGFQWLDCGNYEDSVLSFVRKNELFIDDSIVVICNLTPVVRSNYLLGVPDGGFWEEIFNSDSHEYWGSNQGNMGGVHSQDVPWNGMGKSISITLPPLGVVAFKRRP